From the Colius striatus isolate bColStr4 chromosome 6, bColStr4.1.hap1, whole genome shotgun sequence genome, the window TGATCTCTTTTAAAGTAACCCTCACCCAGAAACAAATTGTGTCAGATTCTGAAGAGGATATTTAACTCTCAAGTTTAAGCATTAGATGGAGCAAAGGCTTATGAAGAAGTAACTAATATGACACAGTCTCTAAATTATTTGGTCTCCTTTTGATCTGGAAAACAGTCTGAGACCTGTGGATGTCTGAAACGGacttattttccattttggTCCTAAATATCAAGAAAGGTACAGCTCTGCTCTTCTGGAGAGGAGATCTATCTTTGAAGGGTACATTTCCGACACACTTCATGACTCCTTTTAAGTAGGAGTGTAGAAAATAGGGTGACAACTGGGACAACTGCCAACATCCTCAGTCTGGAGAGCTGATTGCCTTCACTGTCCAGAATTAAATTGTAAGACCaaataagatgaaaaataaacttgATCTCATAGCTCAGTTGTCTATTCTTAGTGTCAGTCAGAGATCTCTCATCCCAATTAAGCTTTGTAGATATGTAAGTGATTTTTTATCATATCAATAATGTTGGTTACTGCTGATTCAAGCTACTTCACTCCTGCACGATATTTGAGCAGAGCTTTATGCTTGAGGAACATAAATCAACTTCTCTGTTGCGTGCAACTCTGCATCAACTGCTTCCTTTCCCACAGGAAGTTCCCCTTTAACTAAGATGCATTAGAAGCCTCATGGAAGTTACATGAGGTTCCTGAGGTTCTTCTATCAATGCTGATGCTGGTGACACTTGACTCTTTCTGATTTTGAGGCTTGTACTGAGGCTTGGGAAGGGCTGGACATCActtgtttctgaaagcaaagtgaACTAAGCGTTCATCCCTAACATTAGATGAGCTCTGACCAAGGGTGGAAGGCTAACTGCTATGAAGCGCTACTAGGTAACGGGGGCTAAAAAGTCCGAAGAATTTCCACAGACCTGACTTGAATTTAGTTAACAACCACAATCTAGATGGTTATTAACTCAGACATATGTCCTTCCTGTGAGGCTCTCAGAAGTCTTTTCCAAGTCAGTgataagagattttttttgttttggtgcaTAGCAGAGTTCTGCTTGTGGAGTGATGTTTTTCACCTGctgcaatttttaaaatgtacagtGTATGCATCCAAAAATTAACGATGGGCACCCGTTGGCAGGAGCATGCTTAACTTCTTCATAAATTATTGCAAAGATGCTCAATCATATGCTCTTTCAGAACTATTGTCTGTTTTTTTCGGATGCAGTCTAATGATTTGGTTTAATGCCTCGGTTCTGAGTTAACAAATGTGTCCAGGGGCTCCCACTGAAACCAGGCTGGGCCTTTGCAAAGTCAACAGTTTGTTTATTGACTGAGAATAAAGCACCCCGGGAAGCTGTTTGAAGATGTTAGCAATGCTCTGCATTAGCTGAAGATGGCATTTAGGTCTTGATCATGGTGTGTTTATTCATCAGTTTCAGTGAAATCACAGGCATATCTGCAGGGTGAAGGTAACAGTGAGACCTggtgaagcaaaagaaaagaagaaagggcagagaCTGTGTATACATTCACCCTtttgaggaggagaaaaaacctcaaaccaatAACTAAGATGATGTGCCTTAATAAAACCCAaggcaaagcagcagagaataCACTGAAAGGCAGTAAGTTACTTTTGCCTCAAAGCCATTATCATCATTTGTTAAGATGTATCTCCTAGATACAGCTTAACCACTGGTAGGGGTAACAAAtcaatttttcttcaaatacactTAAAGTTTATACAGACTGATTTGTTTCTGTCGGGAAAAAGAATACTTTCAATTCCACCCTATCTTCTTCacaagactttccctttttactGTAAATCTCCGTAGTCTATTGAATTGACTCATTATTTAATACATTACTCTTTCTACGTGAACGTACTGTATAAAGAGGGCTGCTTTTCTCAGTACCTGAACCTGACTTTTCCATCCTCCTTGCATCGCTGTTGCAGTGACCTCCCCTCAGCCTGGAAGAACACAACTTCAGCCTTTGTCCAGGTGTGACCCAGGCGTCACACCTTTTCCACTCCTGGGCTGGATAAAAAGTAAAGCTCACAAACCACAAGTTTTGCATCAAAAAAACAGGGAAGGAGCTGGTTATGAACAATAATTCATAAAAGCAGTAATATATAATGAGGACCACCTATTTTACAGATCCTTCCTATGGTCATGTATAGGCTCCAGgacaggagagcagctcagatAACCAAGGACCCAGAGAGGGAGCTTTCCAGGCAGGATGCTGCCAAATCAACTCTCCGCAAGATAACGGAGGAAAATTTGGGCTTGAGAAAGAGGGGTCTTCTccttttgcctttgtttctgtttctaatgCCGATATCATACTATTTCCACTGCTGATCCTGCTGCATAATTGAGTCATAAAGATTAAAATGGAGAGcagaatgtgtatttttaaaactagaTACAACAAAGTCAACTGCTTGAAGCCTGGGTCCCTTCTCCCTCTATCCCTCCTCAGCTTCCAGCAATCATTTATTATAAAAGGGTTTTATGATACAAATTTGATAATCTCCCATACACATTGGCACTGTTCTAATTGGAGTTGTAAGCCCATAAAATTCAAGTCCTTTGTTTTCATGAAGGCCACAAGGTTTTAAAAGATACTATTGTACCGCCTAAAACCCATAAAATTGTCACTAGGGACTGATTAAACAGTCCTGAATTGAAACAGTGCGGATTTTGTCTAGGTCCTTTTCACGCACAACAATGCTCTTTTCAACTCCCAAGACAAAAGGAGGTTTAAGGAGCGATTCTTTGGGAGATTCTTCTAAGATAACCCCATCCATATGGGAGACAAGGTGGCCAGCAGctgagaccaaaaaaaaaaaaaaaaaagaaagaaagaaaaaaagaaaaaaaaaatcagtggcaggaggaaaaataaagggagggggaaagacGACGAAAAAACAAATCCCAGGTGACATAGAGGCTGCATTTCCCCGAGTCCCTCCCGCACATCCCTGCAGCCTGGTCCGCTTTGCATCTCCCCTTCGGCAAATGCTGCCTGTACAAACAGGGAAGGAGATGCAGGTGAGAGGACCAGCGACGCTCCATCCTCCCCGACCTGCCCTCCCTTGCAGCTTGGTCTGATGTTCACTCACGGAGGCTTCGGTGGAGGGGCCGAAGCCTAGGGTAAGGAGGGGAGCGGCACGATGCCTCCGCCGCTGCTGGGCACGGGAACAAAAGCACTCATGGGAACTCCCAGCCGCGACGGCGGTACCTCGTAGCCCCGCTCCCCAAGGCCTCCCCGAGATATGTAGGCAAGCACAACATATCTCAGGGGCACACCAGGTCCGAAGTAATCCGTTTCCAAGGGGCAAAATAAATCCCCAAACAGCTTTTGCTCGTCTCTCGTTCTTCGACGGCGTTTCCTCGGCTGGCAGGTTGGCTCCATCAGATCCTATGGGGTCTTTGCCCCCAGACACTCACTCCCCGTTCTTGCTCTGAGGCTCCCGTCGGAGGGATGGAGGTCTGCATTTCAGAGACATGGGTtcgtttgaggggtttttttctaagggTTTTTCCGCATTGGCGGCTCCTAGGACAATTATATGATTCCCCCCTCCCCCGAAGCATTTCAAAACACTGGGCGTTACAAGGCATCACTGTTTTCTCTTGGCGCCCTTTCCCTGGTCGATCCTTAGAACAGACACAGGTTATTGGGAAGATTTGCTTAATTCTGGATCCCACTTTAGCACCTCTAAAAACGAACTTCAGCTCCACCAGAACCGGCACCCGCAACGAAAATTGAGGGAGCCTCAAGGGACGAGGGGCCGCGGGACGACGCTGCCCACGGGAAATAGCATCAGGTTTGCGGCGAGATGATTATAGAAAACTTTATTCGCCGTTTACCGGTGCATGGGGATAAGACAAATGAACTTGACATTCCGATGGCGCGATCAAGACAGGTGTTTAAGCGCCTGTGGCACAGGAAGTAATCCGTCGCAAAAGCCCCGATGACCAAAAATATGCCTCTTTGCCGGGAAAAATTTATTAGTCAAATATCATTTTATTAGTCACTGGAAAGATtagctatttttaaagaaactagGTCgctaggatttttttgtttgtttgtttaacaaGGAATGTCTGGAAGAGAAGCAGGGGGAGCGAGGGTTTTACAGAGTTAGAGCCGCACCCGCCGTGCGCGCCCGCATCTCGGGTGAGCCCAGCGGCGGGACGGCAGGACGGCCCACGCGAGGCCGGCCTGTCCGCTGCCGCCCCGCAGCCGCCTCCGCCTCACGGCCCTTCGCCGGCGCCTTCGGGGCGCCGGGAGCCTGTGGCTGGGGCGGGCCTGCCTGCGCCCGTGGCATGAGTCCGGCCCCGGAGGGCGAAGCGCCGCCATCACCAGCCCCAGGAGACGACGGCGGGGTGCGCTAAGTGCTGGTAAGCGGGAAAGACGCCGAgggcggcggcggaggcggGCGGGCAGGCTCGGTAGCCCGGCAGGGCCAGTGCAGCTTGCGCACTGCAGCCGGCCAGGGCGCAGCCCATCTTGGGGCGGGCAGCGGGCGGCGGGGGGCTGGCGGGGCAGCCGCGGCAGGGCTCCCCGTCCCGCACCAGCACCGGCACCACTACCCGGCGCAGCAGAGCCGGCGGGCGCGGCGAGGGGCTGCCGGGACCCTCGCTTCGCGCCCGCTTCATCTTATATCGGTGGTTTTGGAACCAGATCTTCACCTGAGTGGGGGTGAGGCTGAGCAGCCGGGCCAGCTGCTCCCGCTCCGGCGCCGAGAGGTACCGCTGCTGCCGGAACCGCCGCTCCAGCTCTAGCGTCTGCGCCTTGGAGAAGAGCACCCGCcgcttcttcttcttctcctcgGCCTCCGAACCGTGGGCAGGAAGCGACCTTTGGGTGGAGTCGGGCAAGCTCAGCTCCGGGCCACTCTCGTCGGAAGCTGGGGACAGCGAGGGGGTTAGAGAGAGGGGGTGGCCGGGGTACGGGGTAGAGCCTCCGAGGACGCGCGGCGGGCCGTCGAGAGCCGAAACGCCCCGTCTGTTTACTGGGCCGGACTAATCCCAACAGTCAACAAGAGATGTGAGCTAACCCCTCGAATGCATTAAACCTAACCCTCAGGACGGAGCGAGTTTTTTTTCACCTGCAGGGTAGCAGCTCGGCCCCGGCGTCGATCCCCTAAACGGGCACGGCGGCTTGGCCGCGCACAGCCCGGAGGCAGGCGCGCTGACAGCGTTTGTGCTCGTTCGATGCTAACAATATGGGGATGACCTTTCATTACTACTTTTCTCCAGCCACTCGATAACCTTAATATTTAACTCATCCCGATTGGACTCCTGCATCCATCCAAAGAGCAGTCG encodes:
- the NKX2-8 gene encoding homeobox protein Nkx-2.8 codes for the protein MATSGRISFTVRSILDLPEQDANSIKQASDHHHSSENYIGSPYRGWIETDRNHYPSSDESGPELSLPDSTQRSLPAHGSEAEEKKKKRRVLFSKAQTLELERRFRQQRYLSAPEREQLARLLSLTPTQVKIWFQNHRYKMKRARSEGPGSPSPRPPALLRRVVVPVLVRDGEPCRGCPASPPPPAARPKMGCALAGCSAQAALALPGYRACPPASAAALGVFPAYQHLAHPAVVSWGW